CTTGCCACTTTTagggcaacaggtttactcactttttaacagCGAAACCATAAGTTTTGATgctttatattgaaatatattatatatatttttggatacaTGATGCAGTTTTACTAGGatacttttaaaaagaaataattaaaaaaatgcatttatttgaaatactgATCCTTTTTCCCTTTTTAATTGTCTTTGACCAATGAATCCCCCCCCAACCCCACCCACCCAAAAAGaaaatactgaccccaaacttttgaaagaCATTCTATATTGAATGCAGATGAGAAAAACATAAACGTACaagtaacactttaaaaatgaaaatatactttcTAAATATATCTATAGATTCTCAATACATTTTATCTTCTGAAACGTAAAAATATTATGGCTTCCTTTAAGTATCGCACTTTACATTACAGGCTCTATCCATCATACACAACCACATACATTACATGAAATAACTCTGTAGTTTTGCTCACACACACCATCAGTAAATGAAACACAGTCTATAGCTGAATAGCTGTGCGCATTCAGTTTAAACAGTaaaacaaccccaaatcagaaaaagttgggacagtatggaaaacgcaaataaaaaaagaaagaagagagTTCTAAATGTACTTgtatttgacttgtatttcattgcagacaatacaacaaacattatttaatgtgttcctcgtgattttcttttaaataaacacatattccaattttggttcttgcaacacatttcaaaaacagtTAAACCGGTAAAGCATTTTCctttttgtaatgttgccattctaTTTCACAGCACTTAAaaaatgtttagggactgaagacaccaatcgatgaagtgtttcaggtgtaatttcgtcccattcttcctgcaaacatgTTTTAAGGTGGGCAGCAGTACAAGGTCTTCATTGTTGCATTTTATGCTTCAAactgcgccacacattctctattggagacaggacgggactgcaggcaggccagtcaagtacctatATCCTATTCTTCCACATCCACCGacttgtaatgtgtgcagaatgtggtttggcattgtcttgttgaaatatgcatgggtgtccctggaaaagaagggagcatattgtgctccaaaatctctgtaTTTTTCAGCATAAATTGTGCCATCACAGAATTCCAAGTTacatttgccaagggcactgacaaccctataccatgacagaccctggcttttgaacTTGTTGGTGGTAACAGTCTGAATGATCGTTTTCTTGTTTGGTCCGTTGCAcacagcatccatttctcccccccaaaaaactgaaatattgattcatctgaccacagtacatgtttcctctgtctgatggtccatcccagatgtctccaagcccagagaagttgacgatgcttctggacactgttaacatagggtttCCTTTTGGTTCATTAtgattttcactggcatttgtggatgtaactacgtattgtgttATTCGGCAAAGGTTTGCCAACGTAGacttgagcccatgtggtgatatcgcttattgatgaatgaggattcttgatgcagagTCGCCTAAGGGATCGaagatcatggttgttcagcttaggtttgcgtccttgtcctttacgcactgaaattcctccagattccttgagcgtttaatgatgttatgcactgttgaaggtgaaatatccaaatgtcttcctatctttctttgaggaatattgcttttaaacatttcaataattttatcATGTATTTGTTGGAAATctggtgatcctcggcccatctttgctcctaaaaggACTAGACATttattggatgctgcttttgtaccaaatcataattacaatcacctgttgacatcacctgtttcaaatcacatcattatttaaccagattactagccctaaattacACCGGTCAACTTTTTTAGAATGTGTTGCGGGTTGTAGGATGCATATTTACAAgttaaatgaagttgaccagacaaagcatgaaatattttgtgttcatattgtcttcaatgaaatacaagtcaaagtaaatttagaaatcactagtttcttttttatttgtgttttccataatgtcataactttttctgatttgaggttgtatTTCCAAGAAATATTACCGAAAATTGTATGCCAATATGAAAATGACCATTCATCGCAGTGCTTCACCAGAGGCACGTTGGTCATTCATAATGCATATTTCAAGAGTCACATTGGGTtgacccaaataaaaaaaatactatagtaattaaggtctcactttatattaggtggccttcaCTAATATTCActtgaattaatcatttattacaaTGTGCTTCTATGTATAAATACttgcttttacattgtacttatgatcaattaaatacatgcatgtaattacatctgtaattcatTTTATGCAATTACATCATTAATTACACTATTGACCATTCCTTACacacttaaacctacccatacgaCCAAACGTGTCTCCAACCCTACACATATCCCACCTCAACTGTTCtgaaatacattatgaacacagtaagtacattgtatttatttattttttttgatccAAGTACATAGTAGGCCACCTAATATATAGTGGGATCGTAATTAATAGTAAATTCTatagtttttgaaccatactatagtacagtatttaaaataatatgttgtggtaattctatagttgctataataacaaaacatataataatataaacaaatcactTAATACTGTAGGTTTGTACAACTATAGaatacattataatacaataCACTACAGTATACggtagtaaaaacaaatatatactacagtatttaatacaGTTCCATCAGTTCACCATAGTTAATACTACATCATGCTGTAGCATtcacaaagtgttgtaaatacattaatatatacagtttaaataacgttactatagtatggttcaaaaatgctactataaattactatagtaatctTTCAGTTACATCTTAGATGTGGCCTTGTTTAGGTAATATGAAAAAAAGGCGAAGAGAATACACTGCGATCCTGATCCAAACCGAGTTtacgaaataaaaataaattaaaaagtctgATTTGAATGTCTTTATTTGCTATTTTGCTGTATTGCTGCTTTTTTTATGTGGGTATTTCTGTGCAATCCCATAGGGCACGTGGGCAGCGATGGCACCCATTTCCACGGCTCCCTCCACATGGAACATCTGGTCATCAAAGTATATGTGGGGCCGGATTTTCTCCAGCATGGGGCCTTTTGGAGCCCCGGCTAGGAAAAGAGCCTCGTCTGTTTCGAGTCCCCAGGCACGGAGAGTCTTTAAGGCGCGGATGCCTGAACTGGCTGCGCTTCGGGCCGTCACAAGGTAGGTGCGGATGGGACAGTCCAAACGATGGCCTTTAGCATAGAATTTCTTCTGAAGCTTCCCGAGCACTTCCAGAAAACCCTTCAGTGGCCCCTGTGAGGTGGACAGAGACGTAAAAGTGTAgcttattaaatgttatttaaaaagttctgtcATGAAACTCTAGATGGCGCACACTGATgtggttcacctaaaaatgtaaattctgtcatcattctgTAAGTTTCTGTTGttactattaaacacaaaatatgttcTGTATAATGTTGAAAGCATCTAACTTCCAtagcattaattatttatttatttatttatttattttgctatttgGTAGCTGTTACATTTTTAAGGCCAAATTCTCCCAAAGCtactaaaatattttcattgtcTATACCCAGTACTATGTCAATCTTTAAAAAGTTGTCATgatataactatatattttttgcaacgGAGCACTCTGAAAGGATTGATTCTGATTAGTCAGTTGTGACAGTCCGAGACCAGTTATTTGTTAAAGCATTATAAGCCATGACTCAAACCATGTGCTATCAGGCAAATCACAACAGTACAAACTATATATATGAAATTCACAAAGATGAAGGTATAAGTTGTACATTTCTGTTGTTCCTAATGCGTCCAGTAGGGGTGgcagatatacagccatattataATTTGAATACCATGTGAAGTTAATACTGGAGTTGGAAAATCATGCTTTACAGTCTATTTAGACATCCAAAGTTTGACATGTTTCCTGTGACGGTTGGCTTTATGGGTAGAGGTTGTGTAGGGCCATATAGTAAGTGATTTTTGATCATGATTATTATGATAATGTTAATAATACTGTACAGACATAAAACTGCGTGGGTCATAGATCTGCCTGGCTCCAGGTCTGCAGCCTCCCCATATTGTTTAATGGGGGGATGGGATACTATGGctaattattaatactattaagcACTGCCAATCTAAttaaattcacagagaaatataaatatatttacttaaaaatatgctTGTATCTGTGGAGTCAATATAAAGCACAGATTGATTCGGTTATGTCATTTACTACTTCATGGGAGACAGCTGAACTAAAGATTTTTTGGTACTCTTTTTTTTAGCTGCAGctatctgattggtggattttctgtacagcatcatggttaatgtagtttttgtaatttattaaacacAAGTGCAATTTTAAAAGTTGAATTGATTTTTTAAAGTTGAATATCAAAGTTGAATTGGATATTTAGGTTCAACAAAAGCATACAGAATAAGTAAATAATCTCAAAGTTCCCAACTGGTTTATCTTTGAAGGTTTATAAAacataaagggctctattttaacaatctaggtgcaaagtctaaagcgaatGGGACAAAAGCATTATGGAcgtgtctgaattcacttttgctattttaaggacggaaaaatacattCTGTGCCTGGCCATGGTCTAacggggttgagcttattctcttaatgagttatgggtgtgttttgagtataacatgcattaaaccaatcagagtctcatctcacattccctttaagacttAGTTGGGTTGcgtcatggcgcatttgctatttacatggcggactttgtaagtggaaaaactgaacttcACTaccaagaaaacagttaaacagaccatctgcagtgcaaggatatagaatgagcctcctccattcggcctctttactttctctttacttttactctttactttactcctttacttttttggataaggaaatggtgttgtacgcgctccactgaagacatccattagccttcaTGTTTTATTTCgtctgttaagcacaaagatttgtttcaaaactatttctaagttcagttttaatttccagcaaatgaataaatgaacaatagttATATAtatccatacctgccaacactcccgtttttcccgggagtctcccgtatctCAGACCCTTTCAGATTTCTCTCAGAAAACTCCAGTAAATTcacgcaaaacgtgaaaattactgttgcgcttgTCTGACATTAGAAACAAATCACACcatacatgtcttgcgccttatagCATCATGTGTGTCACACTTTTGGGATCTGATCAAATTTTTAAGAAACTAAttccaatttttaaaatataaaaatgacacgCATCACCTTTAAACAGGCATTCTGCATTTGCTCTTTAGCTTTCAGATACAAACAGCTCAGATGGGTAACAATAAAACCACATACATGATCTAACAATCTGTTTTCATTTTCCCTCTCGTGCTCGAAAAACTTGTCCAGGCCGTGGGCTTTAAAAATGCGCTCAGACTCATCAGAAAAGAGAACGGCATCGCCATCAAATGCCACTCTCAGCTGCGTCTCGGACACCTCGATCTGTTTTTCTGGCATAAACATAGTGGCTGCTGCAATTCCTGTAAGAAGacacaaaaacaaaagtaaatctCACTAGCCTAGAGGAAAAGCACTGTGATGAATGACATTTAAAGTGTGCTCTTTAAAGAGATTAGGACCCATTAAGCCTCAGCAAAACAAATAGGTCATTGGATTGCTAAACATTCAGTCATTCTGGAACTCAATGCTTTCACACATTTCAATtacttttatttagctttttttattattaatttgtgcagtaattaatatgaaaaatgtcAATCGGAGGTACTAAACAAAGCCAtacaccaggcatgtccaagctcggtcctggagggccggtgtcctgcaaagtttagttccaaccccaatcagacacacctgggctagctaatcaagcacttactaggctctctagaaacatccgtgcaggtgtgttgaggcaagttggagctaaaatctgcaggacaccggccctccaggacacccCTGCCATACACAGTGCAGTTCATTTAATGAAATGGAAAACTGCAAGAGCGATTCCTGTGACCACTAAGTCATTTTCATAATTCAAAATCAATGACAGGTCACCTCTCAAATGACCTCTCCAAATATACCACAAGCCTAATCTCTGAAAACCACCTGTTCAGACTGTTCAAAGATTTTTCACTTAGTTAAAGAGAAATGTACATTTCACTTACCCttaacttgttcaaaacctatttaagtttcttttttctgttgaacacataagaagatattttgaagaatgctggtggcTGGCACCCAtttaagtgttcaacagaagaaaggaactcataaaggATTAGACTcatatgagggagagtaaatgatgaggtaatttccatttttgggtgaactatccctttaattcaagTGTGTAGCATCATTGAGGCACATAATATAActtttacacattatttatgaATCCAGTTTGAATGAAACCTTTTTATGCCAGTCTAAAAAAATcctataattattacatttaacattaaagGTCTCTTTGAGCATGTTGTAAAACTGAAACATGTACTGCATGTTGCACTAAAATGTCACGTTTCTCTTTTGATTTGCTGAAATAGAATGTGCTACAAGATTAATTACTAAACATCTGCTTTAGTTATCTCATATTTACAGTGTCCTAACCTTCAGCTAGGGCCTCCTGAACCTTTTCGGCATCGGCAGACAAATACAAGTTTGTATGCCACGCTTTCAGGTACCCAATGGGGCTGCTGCCTCCCGTCATGCAGAACCGCTCGATGAATAGATCTGGGGGCAGGAGAAGAATATTAATCAGCAATTAACATTTAGAGCCAGTTATTATTGCATTTACAGTTGTACATTTGGCAGAAACTTATATTTAAAGTGGGTATATTtaagtattttgtttattttgactttttatttagaGTACTCTACGACGTCAAAAAAGGGGAGTATTGACTAAAAAATGTAGGGTCTGATTTAGTCTGTgatctacagtgacacctagtggtgtcattatatttagaaaaaaaatcagcaatGAATGACATTGTAGAAATGCAATTAGCAGTGAGCCATGACTATTAAAGcttaaaataaatctgttcatcATATAAAGCAACTCTCTCTTTTCAGAAAGTTTAGATTAACAGTCTGATTCatatggatgtatttttttgcctcttttagtgaactttaaagggcaccaatgataaaaatcaacttttgttagctgtttggacagaactatgtTTAGGTATAGTGTcaacagtcatattggagtgacatAAACccaaaagtctcttttttttaaatttctgacgttaaaataggacccaaattcCAGTGATTTTGGAGCCCACTGctacgtgacataggagtgtggttttcctcgcccaccgaattgatgTGCCATGTTtcaataataacatgtatacacatgtccacagaatatattttgcaaataaactgggattaaaacatttgttgtaactctctgtgatttataaaagttttatgagcttaaaacttttttaaaaaccgagcatgtttgttataaagaccgaaaaatcgctatgtaattcttaaccgataTAATCTCCACGGCCACATGGTATCAGTAAacgcacatatgtgtgtgtgtgtgtgtgtgtgtgtgtgtgtgtgtgtgtgtgtgtgcgtgtgtgtgtgtgtgtgtgtgtgcacggcaaacagcatttgtgtgagactcatcgtttcaggaaggcttgaataaacaccagaatatattaaataaacttaCGTGTTTTTTGACTAATAAGCTGTATTTTGGCTTTATCTTAGTCAAcaacagctacaatgtattcagacagCAAAtgagcagattctggaggctataataaattatctgatgggtattttgagctgaaactttaaagacacattctggagacaacaaaggcttatcttacatcttgtaaaataggtCAAATAAAtgccctttaaaaatattttgagtgTAAATAAACTTTCAGTACTTTTACATAAATCTTATATTTGAGTAAAAATGTCTCCATTCATGTTCTGAACATCTAGTCTTACGAGTTTGAAACGAATTAAGGGTAAACGGACAAAGGTAGAGTTATTATTTTGGAgttaactgtccctttaaatacttTTATCAAAATTACTGTCAGCTTCTTCCAAAAATGAAAGCTCTTAACCCTCTACTTGTTTCAGacccatttattttctttcttctgtaaaacaAAAAGATGTTAATGAATTTCTAACATTTAATTGGTTTGGCAAAAGCTCATTACATCTTAATATTGGAAAAAACGAAAGAGCTATGTCTAGGGCAGAGATGCCCAAAATAGGgtccacgggccaaagttggtccattgtaacctttgatttggcccgtcatcccatctgagaggagagtgagaatcATGAAGTGTTGGGGCGAATTCCTTTAACAGTTAAGAGATCATCATcaaccatttttgtttgttttattgctgtttaattgtttcaattaaatgttgtaaataaatcagattttttaatgtaaatactgtcactcgacagatagaggacaatgcagaagacatcgatgagcaaatcaaggcaaaaactagtgtaactgttttaattagtttgttttgttttgttttaactgtaataagttcattaataaatgtaaaaaaaatactgttatttcatataaaaagctgtattagttaatataaaagcaatgttttatagtcatttttaaacattactaaataaattaggaaattacccatggcaacaatatttacctttggcccactagcctcgatcaagtttggtttttggcccttcataagaaaacttttgggcacccctgatcaaGGGAGTCAAACATTGAGCAGCAGATACTAGATTTTATAAACCAGTCATCATAAATGGAAAAATAGTAGAGCAGGTCtcatattttaagtatttaggcacaattattgacaataaactgaattttgagGCTGTTTATAAGAAGGCAAGTCAATACATCAGTCTCCTCCACAAGTTGAGaagttttaatgttagtacacagactttaaacatggcatatagATCATTAATAGAGAGTGTTAACATATATATTATTGTCTCATGTAACATGTAACACAACACTTgaacagaagaagaaattatcACAAATTATCAATCAGGCAAATAAGATAACTGGTTATAAACAACATTCGCTGCAGATTTTATTTGATTCCTGTATGGAAAAAACAGCAATTGCGACTTTTCACTTCCCGTCACTCAGCTTTTGAAATGTTACCATCAGGATGCAGGTTTACAATTCCTAGATCTCGAAGAAATGCTTATTAAAAGTCTTTTATCCCAACTGCAGTTGTATTAAATTGGATCACTGTACAATGGTGCGGTTGTTAAGAATGATCTGCTGTAATATGTATGGggctaatttgtttttaattcatgttgttgtcttgatgagtgttgctattatgtgattgttgtATGGTTGTTAGCAGTGTTCAAGACAAAATTTCTTTTCTGTGCCAAGCAGAATGGACGataaagtttaaactaaactaaacttttcTTGATAAATTTTTTGTGCTGAACAAAAATATCAGAAACCAGTAaacgtttggaaccacttgagaccAAGTAAATagtgaaaacattttttattttgggtgaactatccctttaagataatTAGTTTGTTTGTGAGAAGATTTGACTATTTAGACACCTCATGAACTGTTTAGCAGATGGAAAACTAACACTGATGGGAAATGTTAAGCTAATGTGCTCCTTTTAGCTTTTGACACATTGGTGCACGAGTGCCAGCTCAGTAAACATCAGCAGGAGGTTTGATTTACGTGACACGTCAGGGCCAAGTTTGCCCAGGGGTAAAGCTAGGGATAAAGTACAGTCAGATGATCATTATCGTAAAATGAACCCCAGTTCTGACGCAGAGTGGCTGGGTCTCACATAATTCTGAAGGGGTTTATTTTGCAATGctaaatgctaatgctaacatacagttgaagtcagctttattagccctcctgaattattagccaccctttatatttccccaagttctgtttaacaagATTTTTTcgacacttttctaaacataatagttttaataactcatttctaatagctaatttagtttatctttGATAATGACACtctttaatatttgactagacatttttaaaGATACTAATATTAAggcttaactacactgtaaaaagtatatgattaattagtcatgacaacatatgtttttagctcATCGTACCTTATTAATCTAAGttatgtaattaattttataagttacgcaagctgttgtaagtcagtttaacataatataagttcaatgaactcataaggttaatttgattcatcttaaaaatttaaggcaactgggatttttttacagtgtgggtaaattaggcaagttacggtaattaggcaagtcattgtataacaatggtctGTGCTGTAGatgatcaaaataataatattaaacttaaaatgccttttaaaaaaattaaaaatagacagcacggtggcgtagtgggtagtgctctcgcctcaaagcaagaaggtcgatggttcgagcctcggctgggtcagttgccatttcattgtggagtttgcatgttttcgtgttggcgtgggtttcctctgggtgctccagtttcccccatagtccaaagacatgagatacaggtgaattgggaaaactaaattgtccgtagtgtatgtgtgtgaatggaagtgtatgggtgttttgcagtgatgggttgcagctggaaggacatccgctgcgtaaaaaatttgctggataagttggcagttcattccgctgtggcgaccccagattaataaagggactaagctgaaaaaaaaattaatgaatgaaaataaaaaaatgcttttattctagctgaaataaatcaaataagactttatccagaagaaaaaatattacaggaaatactgtgtaaaattctttgctctgctaaacatcatttgggaaatattttaaaaagaaaaagctcacaggagggctaataattttgactttagctTTATATAACACAATAACTCTACAATATCACACTTATTATATGGCCactttgtaaatatataaacacattcatTTTATTATGTCAGATGAGTGAAACTGCGGAATGCAATAAGACAAATTTAACTAACACTAAGGGAataattcacactcatacactacagtcaatttagtttattcaattcacctatagcgcatgtctttggactgtgggggaaaccggagcacccag
This DNA window, taken from Danio aesculapii chromosome 19, fDanAes4.1, whole genome shotgun sequence, encodes the following:
- the nt5c1aa gene encoding 5'-nucleotidase, cytosolic IAa isoform X2; translated protein: MSLDPVQVMKGQDPIPNTCPSASNGDTKASWEDSSKDMLENGPVRRARKVEGGIFFPKPENAVTIAVSSRVMFRTEKEQKVFEQKGIEEYLRYQVEHENEPFAPGPAFPFVKALEAVNTRLRELYPESEELFDIVLVTYNHAHVGVRLINTINYHNLFIERFCMTGGSSPIGYLKAWHTNLYLSADAEKVQEALAEGIAAATMFMPEKQIEVSETQLRVAFDGDAVLFSDESERIFKAHGLDKFFEHERENENRLLDHGPLKGFLEVLGKLQKKFYAKGHRLDCPIRTYLVTARSAASSGIRALKTLRAWGLETDEALFLAGAPKGPMLEKIRPHIYFDDQMFHVEGAVEMGAIAAHVPYGIAQKYPHKKSSNTAK
- the nt5c1aa gene encoding 5'-nucleotidase, cytosolic IAa isoform X1; protein product: MSLDPVQVMKGQDPIPNTCPSASNGDTKASWEDSSKDMLENVGSKKPKSGPVRRARKVEGGIFFPKPENAVTIAVSSRVMFRTEKEQKVFEQKGIEEYLRYQVEHENEPFAPGPAFPFVKALEAVNTRLRELYPESEELFDIVLVTYNHAHVGVRLINTINYHNLFIERFCMTGGSSPIGYLKAWHTNLYLSADAEKVQEALAEGIAAATMFMPEKQIEVSETQLRVAFDGDAVLFSDESERIFKAHGLDKFFEHERENENRLLDHGPLKGFLEVLGKLQKKFYAKGHRLDCPIRTYLVTARSAASSGIRALKTLRAWGLETDEALFLAGAPKGPMLEKIRPHIYFDDQMFHVEGAVEMGAIAAHVPYGIAQKYPHKKSSNTAK